One genomic region from Mesorhizobium terrae encodes:
- a CDS encoding glycerophosphodiester phosphodiesterase, with product MTDISWLTARPIAHRGFHDLNNKRWENTLSAFSAAIERGYAIECDVHLSADGVPIVIHDDDLRRLTGTEGFVWQRTAAEMAQLRIGGTGDHPPTLKEMLDLVDGRVPLVVEIKGVPGHDAGLVKAVGRLLKRYDGQVAIMSFDHWLIREFSTEAPGIPGGLTAYGTGNHEIEAHFAMLAHGIAFTSYAAGDLPNRFVSFVRGKLAMPVITWTIRDQPAIDLTFKYADQMTFEGFEPDPVRIA from the coding sequence ATGACCGACATTTCCTGGCTGACCGCCCGTCCGATCGCGCATCGCGGCTTTCACGATCTCAACAACAAGCGTTGGGAGAACACGCTTTCCGCCTTCTCCGCCGCCATCGAGCGCGGTTATGCGATCGAATGCGACGTGCATCTCAGCGCCGACGGCGTGCCGATCGTCATCCACGACGACGATCTGCGCCGGCTGACCGGCACCGAAGGCTTCGTCTGGCAGCGCACCGCCGCCGAGATGGCACAATTGCGCATCGGTGGCACCGGCGACCATCCGCCGACGCTGAAGGAAATGCTCGATCTCGTCGACGGCCGCGTGCCGCTGGTGGTCGAGATCAAGGGCGTTCCCGGTCACGATGCCGGTCTGGTCAAGGCGGTCGGGCGCCTGCTCAAGCGTTATGACGGCCAGGTTGCCATCATGTCGTTCGACCACTGGCTGATCCGTGAATTCTCGACCGAGGCGCCCGGCATTCCCGGCGGTTTGACCGCTTACGGCACCGGCAACCACGAAATCGAGGCGCATTTTGCCATGCTGGCGCACGGCATCGCCTTCACTTCCTATGCCGCCGGAGACCTGCCGAACCGCTTCGTCTCCTTCGTGCGCGGAAAACTGGCGATGCCGGTGATCACCTGGACCATCCGCGACCAGCCGGCCATCGATCTGACCTTCAAATATGCCGACCAGATGACGTTCGAGGGTTTCGAACCCGATCCCGTCCGCATCGCTTGA
- a CDS encoding RidA family protein — protein sequence MGETIEKRLSELGITLPAAAAPAANYVPFARSGNLLLTAGQLPLKDGKLVATGLLGRDVDVATGKEAAKYCAVNILAQAKAALGDLEKIRRIVKITVFVASTPDFVEQHLVANGASDLLAAVLGDKGKHARSAVGSASLPLNAPVEIEAILEVE from the coding sequence ATGGGCGAAACAATCGAAAAGCGGCTAAGCGAACTCGGCATCACCCTGCCGGCCGCCGCTGCACCCGCCGCCAACTACGTTCCGTTCGCGCGTTCCGGCAATCTTCTGCTCACCGCCGGCCAGTTGCCATTGAAGGATGGCAAGCTGGTCGCCACCGGACTGCTCGGCCGCGACGTCGATGTCGCCACCGGCAAGGAAGCCGCCAAATATTGCGCGGTCAACATTTTGGCGCAGGCCAAGGCCGCGCTCGGCGACCTCGAAAAAATCCGCCGCATCGTCAAGATCACGGTCTTCGTCGCCTCGACGCCGGATTTCGTCGAACAGCACCTCGTTGCCAATGGCGCTTCCGATCTTCTGGCGGCTGTCCTCGGCGACAAGGGCAAGCACGCACGCTCGGCCGTGGGCAGCGCCTCGCTGCCGCTCAACGCCCCGGTCGAAATCGAAGCGATCCTGGAAGTCGAGTAA
- a CDS encoding cell envelope integrity EipB family protein, which produces MRVTRLFQSALLLSAVLPAVPAFAVPTLQPHRAVYDLALNKASDRSGITGLSGRMVYEFNGSPCEGYTVKFRFVTQIATNDNTRLTDQQTTTFEDAQGKTFSFVTKSFVDQNLDKEVKGTATKEAKDLKVELDRPDKKTLELKLTQFPTQHLVELIGKAEKGETFYETNLFDGSDAADKVMTTTVVVGKPSTVATDDPERPALASFAKDKYWPVDIAYFDETNKESGEELPEYRISFKLHENGLTRDLTMDYGDFSMTGKLVNLSLFDLPAQKPCNQ; this is translated from the coding sequence ATGCGCGTCACGCGCCTTTTCCAGAGTGCCCTTCTGCTCTCCGCAGTGCTGCCGGCGGTGCCTGCCTTCGCCGTGCCAACGCTGCAGCCGCACCGCGCCGTCTATGACCTGGCGCTGAACAAGGCTTCCGACCGGTCCGGCATCACCGGGCTGTCCGGCCGCATGGTCTATGAATTCAACGGCTCGCCCTGCGAAGGCTATACGGTGAAGTTCCGCTTCGTCACGCAGATCGCGACGAACGACAACACCAGGCTGACCGACCAGCAGACGACCACCTTCGAGGACGCGCAGGGCAAGACCTTCTCCTTCGTGACGAAATCCTTTGTCGACCAGAACCTCGACAAGGAAGTGAAGGGTACCGCCACCAAGGAAGCCAAGGACCTCAAGGTCGAGCTCGACAGGCCGGACAAGAAGACGCTGGAACTGAAACTCACCCAGTTTCCGACCCAGCATCTGGTGGAATTGATCGGCAAGGCCGAGAAGGGCGAAACCTTCTATGAAACCAACCTGTTCGACGGTTCCGATGCCGCCGACAAGGTGATGACCACGACCGTGGTGGTCGGAAAGCCGTCGACCGTTGCAACCGACGATCCGGAGCGGCCGGCGCTCGCCAGCTTCGCCAAGGACAAATACTGGCCCGTCGACATTGCCTATTTCGACGAGACCAACAAGGAGAGCGGCGAGGAGCTGCCGGAATACCGCATCTCCTTCAAGCTGCATGAAAACGGCCTGACGCGCGACCTGACGATGGATTACGGCGACTTCTCGATGACCGGCAAGCTCGTCAACCTGTCGCTGTTCGATCTGCCGGCTCAGAAGCCCTGCAACCAGTAG
- a CDS encoding DUF4031 domain-containing protein, translating into MAVYVDAAIWKWAGHRWCHLMADDTDELHRFAAELGVKRSSYQGPPKTSAPHYDITGFERDRAVRLGAVECSREEIVAIFRRVRIRNGKVRK; encoded by the coding sequence ATGGCTGTCTATGTCGATGCGGCGATATGGAAGTGGGCAGGGCACCGCTGGTGCCATCTCATGGCCGACGATACCGACGAACTGCACCGGTTCGCCGCCGAGCTCGGCGTCAAACGCTCGTCCTATCAGGGGCCGCCCAAGACATCGGCTCCACACTACGATATTACTGGCTTCGAACGCGATCGCGCCGTCCGTCTCGGCGCCGTCGAGTGCAGCCGCGAGGAGATCGTCGCGATTTTCCGGCGCGTGCGGATCAGGAACGGGAAGGTGAGAAAATGA
- a CDS encoding LysE family translocator — protein MTPTALLAYCMAATLAAMTPGPAMFAVITNGVTRGFMRAFTTGLGVAAGDAVLVTLALLGLVALAQTFEWVFLVVKYAGAAYLVYLGIRMWRAAAASADESGKGETRFARSFFLGASIALGNPKAILFHASIMPLILNLNTMTFADGVLVVAVVISVNILTMGFYAALSGRASRWFRVPSRMRLMNRVAGGAMIGTGALIAAR, from the coding sequence ATGACGCCGACAGCATTGCTTGCCTATTGCATGGCCGCCACGCTGGCGGCGATGACGCCCGGTCCGGCGATGTTCGCCGTCATCACCAATGGCGTTACGCGCGGCTTCATGCGCGCTTTCACGACCGGTCTCGGCGTGGCGGCAGGCGATGCTGTGCTGGTTACGCTGGCTTTGCTTGGCCTGGTCGCCTTGGCGCAGACCTTCGAATGGGTTTTTCTCGTCGTTAAATATGCGGGCGCGGCCTATCTGGTCTATCTCGGCATCAGGATGTGGCGAGCGGCGGCTGCCAGCGCCGACGAAAGCGGCAAGGGGGAGACGCGGTTTGCGCGCTCCTTCTTCCTCGGCGCGTCCATCGCGCTCGGCAATCCCAAGGCTATCCTGTTCCATGCCTCGATCATGCCGCTGATCCTCAACCTCAACACCATGACCTTCGCCGACGGCGTTCTGGTCGTGGCCGTGGTGATCTCGGTCAACATCCTCACCATGGGCTTTTACGCGGCCTTGTCCGGGCGCGCCTCGCGCTGGTTCCGGGTGCCGTCGCGCATGCGGCTGATGAACCGCGTGGCCGGCGGCGCCATGATCGGCACCGGAGCATTGATCGCCGCGCGTTGA
- the rpsB gene encoding 30S ribosomal protein S2, whose translation MALPDFSMRQLLEAGAHFGHQTHRWNPKMAPYIYGARNNVHIIDLSQTVPLLHQALKQVSDTVARGGRVLFVGTKRQASDIVADAAQRSAQYYVNSRWLGGMLTNWKTISNSIQRLRKLDDLLSGGEAQGFTKKERLNLDREREKLNKALGGIKDMGSTPDLMFVIDTNKEANAILEAKRLGIPVVAIIDSNCDPDKIDFPIPGNDDAARAIQLYCDLIAKAAIDGIARQQGALGVDVGASAEAPVEPALGETPAGETPEA comes from the coding sequence ATGGCTCTGCCAGATTTCAGCATGCGTCAGCTTCTCGAAGCTGGTGCTCACTTCGGCCACCAGACCCACCGCTGGAACCCGAAGATGGCGCCCTACATCTACGGCGCCCGCAACAACGTCCACATCATCGACCTGTCGCAGACGGTGCCGCTGCTGCACCAGGCGCTCAAGCAGGTTTCCGACACCGTCGCCCGCGGCGGCCGTGTGCTGTTCGTCGGCACCAAGCGCCAGGCTTCGGACATCGTTGCCGATGCGGCCCAGCGTTCGGCCCAGTATTACGTCAACTCGCGTTGGCTCGGCGGCATGCTGACCAACTGGAAGACGATCTCGAACTCGATCCAGCGTCTGCGCAAGCTCGACGACCTGCTCTCCGGCGGCGAAGCCCAGGGCTTCACCAAGAAGGAGCGCCTGAACCTCGACCGTGAGCGCGAGAAGCTCAACAAGGCTCTCGGCGGCATCAAGGACATGGGCTCGACCCCGGATCTGATGTTCGTGATCGACACCAACAAGGAAGCGAACGCGATTCTCGAGGCCAAGCGCCTCGGCATTCCGGTCGTCGCCATCATCGATTCGAACTGCGATCCGGACAAGATCGACTTCCCGATCCCCGGCAATGACGACGCCGCCCGCGCGATCCAGCTCTATTGCGACCTGATCGCCAAGGCTGCCATCGACGGCATCGCCCGTCAGCAGGGCGCGCTCGGCGTCGACGTCGGCGCTTCGGCGGAAGCTCCGGTCGAGCCGGCTCTCGGCGAGACCCCGGCCGGCGAAACCCCGGAAGCCTAA
- the tsf gene encoding translation elongation factor Ts — MSISAAQVKELRDLTGAGMMDCKAALAETNGDMEAAVDWLRKKGIAKADKKAGRTAAEGLIGVDAGVREAAVVEVNSETDFVARNDAFQQIVANVSKVALAYGKTEAVANAKYPGSDKSVTDTIKDAVGTIGENLGFRRSDKLTVSQGAVATYIHNAVADNLGKLGVLVAIETAGDAHKASAFARQVAMHVAATNPQSLDIDALDPAAIEREKAIFSDQARASGKPENIIEKMVEGRLRKFYEEVVLLKQAFVLNPDVTVEQALKEAEKEIGAPAKITAYLRFALGEGIEKEETDFAAEVAAAVKK, encoded by the coding sequence ATGAGCATTTCAGCAGCACAGGTCAAAGAACTGCGCGACCTCACCGGCGCGGGCATGATGGACTGCAAGGCGGCCCTGGCCGAGACCAACGGCGATATGGAAGCGGCGGTCGACTGGCTGCGCAAGAAGGGCATTGCCAAGGCCGACAAGAAGGCCGGCCGCACCGCGGCTGAAGGCCTGATCGGTGTCGACGCCGGCGTGCGCGAAGCCGCGGTCGTCGAAGTCAATTCCGAGACCGATTTCGTGGCGCGCAACGACGCCTTCCAGCAGATCGTCGCCAACGTCTCCAAGGTCGCGCTGGCCTATGGCAAGACCGAAGCCGTCGCCAATGCCAAATATCCGGGCTCCGACAAGAGCGTCACCGACACGATCAAGGACGCGGTCGGCACCATCGGCGAAAACCTCGGCTTCCGTCGTTCCGACAAGCTGACCGTCTCGCAGGGTGCGGTCGCCACCTACATCCACAACGCCGTTGCCGACAATCTCGGCAAGCTAGGCGTTCTGGTCGCCATCGAGACCGCCGGCGACGCGCACAAGGCCAGCGCCTTTGCCCGTCAGGTTGCCATGCATGTCGCGGCCACCAACCCGCAGTCGCTCGACATCGACGCCCTCGACCCGGCCGCCATCGAGCGCGAGAAGGCGATCTTCTCCGACCAGGCGCGCGCTTCGGGCAAGCCGGAAAACATCATCGAGAAGATGGTCGAAGGCCGCCTGCGCAAGTTCTACGAGGAAGTCGTGCTGCTCAAGCAGGCCTTCGTGCTGAACCCCGACGTCACTGTCGAGCAGGCGCTGAAGGAAGCCGAGAAGGAAATCGGCGCGCCGGCGAAGATCACCGCCTATCTGCGCTTTGCACTCGGCGAAGGCATCGAGAAGGAAGAGACCGATTTCGCCGCCGAAGTCGCGGCAGCGGTCAAGAAGTAA
- a CDS encoding LysR family transcriptional regulator, whose translation MDRDLLSHLPVIIAVARRGGFAPAAAALGMSPSAVSHAVRLVEERIGQPLFARTTRSVALTEAGHALLATAGPALDDIAERLERIRAVKGRVGGLLRINTSRVALTMALMPVLSAMAERYPDVTVEIFTDERLTDIVGEGFDAGVRLGEMIAQDMVTVRLTPPFRTAIVASPAYIGRHGKPRSADDLANHNCVGYRLLRSGALYRWDLMVDGKDVSVATRGTAVVTEQMSARDLAVAGVGLVYGLEPLMRPDIEAGRLIEVLRETSVEEPGLFLYFPRRAAMAPKLRAFIDTAQEIGRASSRTPGRSMA comes from the coding sequence ATGGATCGCGACCTGCTCAGCCACCTGCCCGTCATCATCGCCGTCGCCCGGCGCGGCGGTTTCGCTCCGGCCGCCGCCGCGCTCGGCATGAGCCCTTCGGCGGTGAGCCATGCCGTGCGGCTGGTCGAGGAGCGCATCGGTCAACCGCTTTTTGCCCGCACCACGCGCTCCGTCGCGCTGACGGAAGCCGGCCACGCGCTGCTCGCCACCGCCGGCCCGGCCCTTGACGACATCGCCGAGCGCCTGGAGCGCATCCGCGCCGTGAAAGGCCGTGTCGGCGGGCTTTTGCGCATCAACACCTCGCGCGTGGCGCTGACCATGGCGCTGATGCCGGTGCTGTCCGCCATGGCCGAACGCTATCCGGACGTGACCGTCGAGATCTTCACCGACGAGCGGCTGACCGACATTGTCGGCGAAGGTTTCGATGCGGGTGTGCGGCTGGGCGAGATGATCGCGCAGGACATGGTAACGGTGCGGCTGACGCCGCCGTTCCGCACGGCAATCGTCGCCTCGCCTGCCTATATCGGCCGCCACGGCAAACCGCGCAGCGCCGACGACCTCGCCAATCACAACTGCGTCGGCTACCGGCTGCTGCGCTCGGGCGCGCTCTATCGCTGGGATCTGATGGTGGACGGCAAGGATGTGAGCGTGGCCACGCGCGGCACGGCCGTAGTCACCGAACAGATGTCGGCCCGCGATCTCGCCGTTGCCGGCGTCGGGCTGGTCTACGGGCTGGAGCCGCTGATGCGCCCCGATATCGAGGCTGGCCGGCTGATCGAGGTTTTACGGGAAACCTCCGTCGAGGAGCCGGGGCTGTTCCTCTATTTCCCACGCCGCGCGGCGATGGCGCCGAAACTGCGCGCCTTCATCGACACCGCACAAGAAATCGGCCGGGCATCCTCGCGGACACCCGGCCGATCAATGGCTTAG
- a CDS encoding SDR family oxidoreductase yields MSMQFKGKTALVTGSSRGIGRAIAERLAEGGAAVVINYLENESRAREVVDGIKARGGSAIAIQADMASPADIRRLFDEAEAAFERPDIVVANAATAVIKSIVDCTEEDYDRVFDTNTKGVFFVLQEAARRVRDGGHIVVTSTGGTKMFFGQTSLYLGSKGAVEQFVRVLSRELGPRNITVNAISPGFTDTELLPDRDRAVAAGMSPFDRIGSPQEVAEVAAFLASDAARWVSGQNVGAGGGVF; encoded by the coding sequence ATGTCCATGCAATTCAAGGGAAAAACCGCCCTGGTGACGGGAAGTTCGCGCGGCATCGGCCGCGCCATCGCGGAGCGGCTGGCCGAGGGCGGCGCGGCCGTCGTCATCAACTATCTCGAGAACGAAAGCCGGGCGCGGGAAGTCGTCGACGGCATCAAGGCACGGGGCGGAAGCGCGATCGCGATCCAGGCCGACATGGCAAGCCCGGCCGACATCCGGCGCCTGTTCGATGAGGCCGAAGCGGCATTCGAGCGGCCCGACATCGTCGTGGCCAATGCGGCGACTGCTGTGATCAAGTCCATCGTCGATTGCACCGAAGAGGATTACGACCGGGTCTTCGACACCAACACCAAGGGCGTCTTCTTCGTCCTCCAGGAAGCGGCGCGGCGGGTACGTGATGGCGGGCACATCGTCGTCACCTCCACCGGCGGCACCAAAATGTTTTTCGGCCAGACGTCGCTTTATCTCGGCAGCAAAGGCGCGGTCGAGCAGTTCGTGCGGGTACTTTCGCGCGAACTCGGCCCGCGCAACATCACCGTGAACGCCATTTCCCCCGGTTTCACCGACACCGAGCTTTTGCCGGATCGGGATCGCGCGGTTGCCGCCGGCATGTCGCCATTCGACCGCATCGGCAGCCCGCAGGAAGTCGCCGAGGTTGCTGCTTTCCTCGCCAGCGACGCGGCGCGCTGGGTCAGCGGGCAGAATGTCGGCGCCGGCGGCGGCGTCTTCTGA
- a CDS encoding nuclear transport factor 2 family protein, protein MKTLTRLALYAAVATAPEAGGIAASANPSSPDLRVLAEERALIRIADHIDRAVDAQDWKRARGYFADRVRVDFSSLSGQPESTIPADDLIAGWAGNLKGSKTSLHLRTNHEVTVEGDRATVQSNGYAWNRMEGNGDPLWEVWGTYTHQMVRSGDGWKVDAFAFHKTHERGSDWVKTTPGR, encoded by the coding sequence ATGAAAACCCTGACGCGCCTTGCGCTCTACGCCGCTGTCGCTACTGCTCCCGAAGCCGGCGGCATTGCCGCCTCGGCCAATCCTTCGAGCCCGGATCTGCGGGTGCTTGCTGAGGAGCGGGCACTGATCCGCATCGCCGACCATATCGACCGCGCCGTCGACGCGCAGGACTGGAAGCGTGCACGCGGCTATTTCGCCGACCGGGTGCGGGTCGATTTCTCCTCGCTCAGCGGCCAGCCCGAAAGCACCATCCCCGCCGATGACCTGATCGCCGGCTGGGCCGGCAATCTGAAGGGCAGCAAGACCAGCCTGCACCTGCGCACCAACCACGAAGTCACCGTTGAAGGCGACCGCGCCACCGTGCAATCCAACGGCTACGCCTGGAACCGCATGGAAGGCAATGGCGATCCCTTGTGGGAAGTGTGGGGCACCTACACGCATCAGATGGTGCGCAGCGGCGACGGCTGGAAGGTCGATGCCTTCGCTTTCCACAAGACCCATGAACGCGGCAGCGACTGGGTGAAAACCACGCCCGGCCGCTGA
- a CDS encoding aldo/keto reductase — MTTTYYTLGNSGLRVSRLALGTMTFGTEWGWGTEKATARALFDAYVEAGGNFFDTADAYTGGTSETWLGEFIAERGLRDRAVISTKFTMNLEGPEPNSGGNGRKNIMRALDGSLKRLGTDYVDLYILHCWDRLTPPEEVMRTLDDLVRAGKVRHVGLSDVPAWYASRAQAVAEFRGYEPVSALQLEYSLAERNIEHEFVPFGTRHGAGIMVWSPLASGLLSGKYRSGDAGKASGRLETVRGTANPGFQKFNDRNWAIVAELEQVSATLGKSMAQVALNWVATQPGVASTIIGATRLEQLKDNLGALDFEIPAELRLRLDAASRPATPFPYSFFGPEIQGGITGGAAVGDKPAGYYPDLLMRGTFAGVS, encoded by the coding sequence ATGACCACGACCTATTACACGCTGGGCAACAGCGGCCTGCGCGTCAGCCGGCTGGCGCTCGGCACCATGACCTTCGGCACTGAATGGGGCTGGGGCACGGAGAAGGCGACCGCGCGGGCCCTGTTCGACGCCTATGTCGAGGCCGGCGGCAATTTCTTCGACACGGCGGACGCCTATACCGGCGGCACCTCCGAAACCTGGCTCGGCGAATTCATTGCCGAGCGAGGGCTGCGCGATCGCGCCGTCATCTCCACCAAGTTCACCATGAACCTGGAAGGCCCCGAGCCCAACAGCGGCGGCAACGGCCGCAAGAACATCATGCGGGCGCTCGACGGTTCGCTGAAGCGGCTCGGCACCGACTATGTCGACCTCTACATCCTGCATTGCTGGGACCGGCTGACGCCGCCGGAGGAGGTGATGCGCACGCTGGACGATCTGGTGCGGGCCGGCAAGGTTCGCCATGTCGGCCTGTCCGACGTGCCGGCCTGGTATGCCAGCCGCGCCCAGGCGGTGGCGGAATTCCGCGGCTACGAGCCGGTTTCGGCGCTGCAGCTCGAATATTCCCTGGCCGAGCGCAACATCGAGCACGAATTCGTGCCGTTCGGCACCCGCCATGGCGCCGGCATCATGGTGTGGAGTCCGCTGGCCAGCGGACTGCTCAGCGGAAAATACCGCAGCGGCGATGCGGGCAAGGCAAGCGGTCGGCTCGAAACGGTGCGCGGTACGGCCAATCCTGGGTTCCAGAAGTTCAACGACCGCAACTGGGCGATCGTCGCCGAACTCGAACAGGTTTCGGCAACGCTCGGCAAAAGCATGGCGCAAGTGGCGCTCAACTGGGTGGCGACCCAGCCGGGCGTCGCCTCGACCATCATCGGTGCGACCAGGCTGGAACAATTGAAGGACAATCTCGGCGCGCTGGACTTCGAAATCCCGGCCGAATTGCGCCTGCGGCTGGATGCCGCGAGCCGTCCCGCCACGCCGTTTCCGTACTCCTTCTTCGGTCCCGAGATTCAGGGCGGCATCACCGGGGGCGCGGCGGTCGGCGACAAACCTGCCGGTTATTATCCGGATCTGTTGATGCGGGGAACGTTTGCCGGCGTCAGTTGA
- the pyrH gene encoding UMP kinase, with protein sequence MTAKPLYRRVLLKASGEALMGEQHFGIDVSVVDRIASDIAEARTLGVEVGVVIGGGNIFRGVAVASKGGDRVTGDHMGMLATVINSLALRTSLIKIGVDAVVLSAIAMPELCESFSQRQATAYMNQGKVVIFAGGTGNPFFTTDSAAALRAAEIGADALFKGTQVDGVYSADPKKDPTATRFDRITHAEVINRGLSIMDTAAIALARENNIPIIVYSIHEKGGFGEILKGGGHCTVVADK encoded by the coding sequence ATGACAGCCAAACCGCTCTACCGACGTGTCCTGTTGAAAGCGTCGGGCGAGGCGCTGATGGGCGAACAGCATTTCGGCATCGACGTCTCGGTCGTCGACCGCATCGCCTCCGATATCGCCGAGGCGCGCACACTCGGCGTCGAGGTCGGCGTCGTCATCGGCGGCGGCAACATCTTCCGCGGCGTTGCCGTGGCTTCCAAGGGCGGCGACCGGGTCACCGGCGACCACATGGGCATGCTCGCCACCGTCATCAACTCGCTGGCGCTGCGCACCTCGCTCATCAAGATCGGCGTCGATGCCGTCGTGCTGTCGGCCATCGCCATGCCGGAGCTGTGCGAGAGCTTCTCGCAGCGCCAGGCCACTGCCTACATGAACCAGGGCAAGGTGGTGATCTTTGCCGGCGGCACCGGCAATCCCTTCTTCACCACCGATTCGGCTGCGGCATTGCGCGCGGCCGAAATCGGCGCGGATGCGCTGTTCAAGGGCACCCAGGTGGACGGCGTCTATTCGGCGGACCCCAAGAAGGACCCCACCGCGACCCGTTTCGACCGCATTACCCATGCCGAAGTCATCAATCGTGGCCTTTCCATCATGGATACGGCCGCAATTGCGCTTGCGCGCGAAAACAACATTCCGATAATCGTCTACTCGATCCACGAAAAGGGCGGTTTCGGCGAGATACTGAAGGGTGGCGGCCACTGCACGGTGGTAGCCGACAAGTGA
- the frr gene encoding ribosome recycling factor — protein MSGDYNDLTRRMDGAIAAFKHDLASLRTGRASSNLLDAVNVQAYGSAMPINQVATVSVPEPRMISVSVWDKSMVGAVDRAIREANLGFNPIVDGTNLRIPLPELNEQRRKELVKISHGYAENARVAVRHVRRDGMDYLKKAEKDGDIGEDDHRKESDRVQKLTDETINMIDRMLTEKETEIMQV, from the coding sequence ATGAGTGGCGATTATAACGATCTGACGCGGCGCATGGATGGGGCGATTGCCGCCTTCAAGCACGATCTTGCTTCGCTGCGCACCGGGCGCGCGTCCTCCAACCTGCTCGACGCCGTCAATGTGCAGGCCTACGGTTCGGCGATGCCCATCAACCAGGTGGCGACCGTCTCGGTGCCGGAGCCGCGCATGATCTCGGTCTCGGTGTGGGACAAGTCGATGGTCGGCGCGGTCGATCGCGCCATTCGCGAAGCCAATCTCGGTTTCAATCCGATCGTCGACGGCACCAATCTGCGCATTCCGTTGCCGGAGCTGAACGAACAGCGCCGCAAGGAACTGGTCAAGATTTCGCATGGTTATGCCGAGAACGCCCGCGTCGCCGTCCGGCACGTGCGCCGCGACGGCATGGACTATCTGAAGAAGGCGGAAAAGGACGGCGATATCGGCGAGGACGATCACCGCAAGGAATCGGACCGCGTCCAGAAGCTGACCGACGAGACGATCAACATGATCGATCGCATGCTCACGGAAAAAGAAACCGAGATCATGCAGGTTTAG
- a CDS encoding isoprenyl transferase, whose protein sequence is MATPAHVAIIMDGNGRWAKARGLPRLAGHRAGVEAVRRTVKAAPDLGISYLTLYAFSSENWSRPKSEVSDLMGLLKLFIRRDLAELHQNGVRVRIVGDRTSLQPDIRGLLVEAETLTANNSALTLVIAFNYGSRDEIVRATRKLVAAAARGEITPADVDAEIFAANLDTAGIPDPELIIRTSGELRLSNFLLWQAAYSELVFLPCYWPDFSREHLADAIRDFGGRERRFGGVAPQDVAS, encoded by the coding sequence ATGGCAACCCCCGCGCATGTCGCGATCATCATGGATGGCAATGGCCGCTGGGCCAAGGCGCGCGGACTGCCGCGGCTCGCCGGCCATCGGGCGGGCGTGGAGGCCGTGCGCAGGACCGTGAAGGCGGCGCCCGACCTCGGCATTTCCTATCTCACGCTCTACGCCTTCTCCTCGGAGAACTGGTCGCGGCCTAAGTCCGAGGTCTCAGACCTGATGGGGCTGTTGAAACTGTTCATCCGCCGCGATCTCGCCGAACTTCATCAGAACGGTGTCCGGGTCAGGATCGTCGGCGATCGGACCAGCCTGCAGCCCGACATTCGTGGCCTGCTCGTAGAGGCCGAGACGCTGACTGCTAACAATTCGGCGCTGACGCTGGTGATTGCCTTCAACTATGGCAGCCGCGATGAAATCGTGCGTGCGACGCGCAAGTTGGTGGCCGCGGCAGCGCGCGGCGAGATTACGCCTGCCGACGTCGATGCCGAGATTTTCGCCGCCAACCTCGATACAGCGGGCATTCCCGATCCCGAGCTCATCATCCGCACCAGCGGCGAACTCAGGCTTTCCAACTTCCTGCTGTGGCAGGCCGCCTACAGCGAACTGGTGTTCCTGCCGTGCTACTGGCCGGATTTCAGCCGCGAGCATCTGGCGGATGCGATTCGCGATTTCGGCGGGCGCGAGCGCCGATTCGGTGGTGTTGCCCCGCAAGACGTCGCCTCATGA